tgtTGGATACTTGATGTAGATTGTGCACCCCCTATTGGTCATCTTAACTATAGACTAGTAGAACATATAAACTATAGGACATTATCTTCCTATGTTGAGTATCTtgacgacttttcatctctgaaagtaACATTTACATGGTCATCGCAATATTCATTCCTATACTTTGCCGACTAGTATTGTTGTAATTATGATCGTCATGTATTGAAAACTTGAAGTTGCGACCAATAATCGCCATAAAATAATTTCTATGTATACATTTTTTCTATTAGTCGGTATGATTGGGGAAACTACTTTGACAACTTTGTGCTGGTCGTCACTTTGTGCAATgtcgatcatgacgatcaataaCAGCTAAAATCAACCTTCCTCCGTCCCGGTTTTAATTTAgtcatcatgttgttttatcaATAATCGTGACGATCTTGTGTATAAAACTTTTAATCTTCAACATTTGGCATTTTCGACCTTGACGACTATAACTTAATCAGAAGGTTATGAAATTGATACCTTATTGACTATATATATGCATTTACAACACCATTCTCTGTATGGCAAAACTCATTTGGTAAGCATTTTGGTTTTTGGATGTTACACCCTATTTCGTTTTATTTGGTATACTTTATTAATTTGGGTAGTCTcgtgagttttttttcttctttcggtTGTCCattctttttcttgtttgttttaaTGTGATAGCTTCCGACAGTTTAGGGCTAACCTATCTGCCAAACCCAGTTAGAAAAGATGAACACCATACCGATTAGTGAAATATAGCCCGATTGTGGCCACGATAGTGCTCTTGCTCTGATAAAGCCAAAGAAGCCGAGAAGGCACCACACCATTATACCTTTCAGAGACAAGTTCAAAAAATAGGAAACACACTTTCGGGAAGGGAGTTTAAATTTAGGGCACCAACCTCTGGCTAGTAGCAGCATTAGAGCCAGAGGGCGATCCGCCTGATTCCGACTTTCTAAATCTGAACCATAGTTCATCATTCTCTAATTTCTTAATATAATTCATTTTCCAGTTTTCTGATTCTCATCAAAATAATGGTTCTCGATGCGGATGAGTATGTAAGGCAATGGAGGGAAGATTCTCGTGGCATCGATCTAGACGCAATTATGCAAAGTAAGAATGATAAATACTTAATTCTCTGTTTGTCTTGTCCATTACCTAACTCTGGATTAACCCTATATCTTTATACTTATTTATGAAGTTAGCGTTTTCTTAAATTTTAACCTAATCATAAACTTGCTGCTGCTAATTTTGACAATAATCAAACACAAATTTATCGATTAATTTTGTTTATGGATGCAGGTTATTGTGATGGTTATGCTGATTATGAGGGTGAAAATTTTTATAGTGATGACGAGGACGAGATGTCTACGATGCCCGTGGAGAGTGTTATGAAAGATGCCAAAATCTTAGCTGATGAGAAGAAAAATTTAGACATGTCAGGAGCAAGTCTGGATACACAATCAAATATCTGTCAGAACACTGGTGGTAACAGTTTGAACTTTCTCTTATTCTTGTGATTTTTTAGTTTCTGAGATACTCAGCGCACTCTGATTGAAGTTGGTCATGAGGTTTAGGTGCCTAAGCAAAAGTTGGCCATGTGTAAATGAAAAAGATCCTTACTTCACTGATCAAAAACTAATCCATTCTCAGCAGTTTGCATGTATAACGAATCTGTGAAGATTTATTATTAGCGGATCTAGTACTCCCATATGTAGATGGTTGAGAAGGAGGAACAAATGCAGTTATAAATAGTTAGTGAGTCGTAAGAGTCCATTTCTTTGTGTCAGGAACAAGCATGGATTCACAAGTGATTTTACGTCATCACAGTGGTGGTAGCAATTTGAACTTTTCACTTGTTCATATGATTTAATAGTTTGTGAGATACTCAACAAACTCTTAATGAAGTCGCTAGTGAGGTTTATGTGCCTATTCAAAGGTTTGCCATCCTTGATTGAACAAGATCCCTACTTCATTAATTGaaaacaaatattgttcactttCATCAATTTGCGTATGTAAAGAAGTTGAGAAGATTTTGTTATTAGCGGATCTATCTAAGATTACCATCTTAGATGGCCGAGGAAGAACAATGATGCAGTTGCAGTCACAagtctagttagagagttgttagaGTCTGTTAATtcctttattttctatttacttAGGTATTCCTGTTTAATAACATTATGAAATAATACTGGTTGGTCGATGCCCTTTTTTAAATAGTCTGGTTTGTCCCTCACTTATTTGTAATGATTTTGCAGATGAAGAAAAAGTTAAAATGGATATCGAAGGTGGCGCTTCAGAGGATAATAAGGCAACTGAGGGAAAGAAAAAGGAGAAGCGCAAGTTACAGGAGGATGGGGTTGAATCAGAGCAGAAGGACGGTATCGAAATTGCCATTCAAGTGGAGAAGAAAAAGGATTCCATAAGCAAAACTGATGATTAAGTAAGTTTATTAtaaaaatgtttttattttctctgttGCAATCGCGAAAAAAAAATGCATGTTTCAATTTGTTTGAAGTGCTTAGTTATGGCGCCATTTCGGTCATGAAACATGATTGAAACAGTTATCTTTATGTCCAGTGTAAACAGCTTTTTGAGTATCTAGAATTTATTTCTATTTTGAAGAGCTTTGCTTGGCAGCATTTTCAAAAGCTTGATTGGACGAGTTCCATCAGAAGCATTGGAAGTTTAGATTCGGATTTATATATGAAATGGATAAATGTTGCCACTAAAGAATTTGGTAAAGCAAAGAAACCTCTTTATATCTAACATTTGAATTTACAGCGAGGATAGTCATCTCGCTCAATTTAGTGATGATGATTAAACAGATTAAAGACACGCACAAATTGCACCATTGCATTTGACCGTGTGCTGTCTTAATTTATAGGCTCATATCAACTGCATTTAGCACTGGTTTTCACCATCTGTCTCTAGCCTGAAGGTTTATCTTATGAGAATTGATGGAGGGTGATAGTATGTGGATAGCTGGATCTATAGtactagtggaagaaaaacattTGCATTACCCTGAAGCATGAGAAAAGCGCGCAACATTTTTCTGGTGGGATATGTTGCAAATGCATGTGGGTTCTTCCCCGAGAATAGAAAGCAGGAGACAAGAGTTCAGGATATCACTTTCCATTTGCTTTTTTACTATTGGTAGTAGTGCAAGATACTAGTAACACCTGAATATACTACTACTTGACTTGACTTCTAGTTCTAAAATGTTTAATAAATGCTCACATTGTTCTGTTTTTGCTCTGGTTGCAGACTTTCTTAGTTTCAGCTACTGTTGCTGAGTTTAATGGTTGAGATATTTTTGGTGTGGTACGCGTGGCCCAAGTGAGCATGGAATTAGCAAGAATCGAAGCAAACATCAGTGGATTGTCACCTGGAAAATATGGATGGACTATAATGAGTCTAGGGATTTGACTAGAGAAGCCGCAAGTACTGAGAAAGTGTTCAATCCAATAAAAGCTACTGGACAGGTTTGCCCTTGAATTTTGTAATAGTAGTGTACTAATATTTCCTAGCAAGATGAAATGCTTTCTAATCTTTTAGATGCTTGAGAGTATCCATAGCATGAAATGCAAAAAAACTGAAAATGCTAAAATAGAAAGAGGCTAAATTTAGGCTCCCTTTTTAACACCCCAAGTGGCCAAGTGTAAATTGTGTTTACCAGGCTCTCTTGTTAACCAAGCCTGATGCAACTAGGCACAGTTTAATAGTAAGCCTTGGCCATTTTAATGTTTACCAGGCTCTATTTTTAACACGCCATATAAGCTTGTTCATTTTAATAGTGAGCCTAGTACTAGGCGTGGTTTCAAACAACTACGCTGGTTGAATTTGACTATCACCAGAATAAAATGGCAAATTTTGCATAATGATTTGACTCTTAGCTTTAGTTATATTTAGCACTTTCACTGCGGGCCAAAGTTAAGATTTGTACCAAACTATTTTGTAACATAAACGTTTTTATTCAGCTGAATAATACTTACTGGAAATTTTAgtaattttatttgtttttattcatCTTGTTGGACAGAACCCAGTGGAAAAACTAGCAAGGCTAATTAAACATAGGCAAGATGTACAGAATGAATTTCATGAGGAGATACAGCATCCATAAACTCTGCATCAGATTCAAGTGCACTCATTGATTCAGGTGGAAGGCAAACCTCAAGCATCACACTCCCTATCCCTGTTAGACCACGGTATGATGTCACTTTCCCATCAAATTTATTAGCAAATCCACAACGTGCAGCCACTGCCACTCCCAGCCCAAAATCACAACCATAAATGTCAAATCTAGGTGAATTTCCCATCAGTACACTAGCATCATCTAATAAAGGCCCCATCTTAAGTATATATGGTTTCCTCATCCATTCATCTCTCGATCCCTGGATTTTCTCGTTGGTGTGTTCCTTTACAGCCTTGTGCAAAAGCAAGGCCGCACATCCAATACCATGCTCTAATAGCTCCCCAGCAGTTGTAGTCCCACAAACTGATTGAACACAATTACCAAAGTAGTTCTCAGAAAGAGGTGGGTTCAATCTCAATCTATTGTCAATTGCCAACCTGCAGCCTGTTTTTTTATCGGAAGTAAAATGGCGTGCTCTTGTTATTGACCTCCATACTAGAGCACTTAAGGCTTGAAAAAAAGAGATTTGAGTATGTTTTGTGTCGCATTCTTCATTGGCTTGAGCTTTGAGTTTCGCCAATGATTCTTCAGTGAAATGAAACATTCTCTCTATGAGAAGTGGTCTTTTATATCGTTCAATGAATTCTTTATGATGAGAGAATGGAAGGTTGATGAGGGTTGGATCTTGCATAAACCAGCGTTTAGTTATCGGCAGACGAGAAATATTGCACTCAATATGTTGATCACCTGCTTCTTTGCTAGCTTTTCTTAGTTTCCTAGTGATATCTGCAAACGCATTGAAGAATTTCCAGAAAGAAGTCCCATCACCTATAACATGGTTAAAACTGCAACCCACAAAAATGCCGTCCAGTAACTCTGTAACCTGTACCACTAACAAAGGCTTGGTGTGTCCGTCATGGCAATTGGCTCCCTCAAGAGCAAAGAATGATTGAACAATTCTGGGTACATCGGTTGGGGTAAGAATATCCATCATACTTATGTCTGCAGCAGCATGAATGAACTCCGCTCCTACAGAGTCATCGCTGCAGTCTACGTAAATCCCATAAAATGGTGGATTGTCTTGCTGTTTAGTCACCATACGACCCGATAGAGGGTAGAAATGAGTTAAGGTCATAGACAGAGAATGTTTAAGTTGATCGATGAAGGTTACGGTTGGGtttggatcttctattgaaggTGCAGGTTTCCGAAAGAGAAGACCGTCTTGAATGTAATGTAAATTGAGTAGGGGTAGATCCCATGGAGTCAAGTAGTGTGGTTGCTTTGATTCTTCTAAGACTTGGTGTGGTTTGATGGTGCATTTTGAGATTTGTCGAACAGCTTTTTTAGTAGGTAACGTGTTCATTTTTGGTAACCAACATAAACTGGCAGAATCAGAAAAGGTGGAGTGGGATCAAAGTTGTCTTCCTGACTGTCAAACTGATCTTCTCTTTTATATGCTGAATGTCGTTATGAAATAGACATAGGCCAGTACTTTCCTGACTAATGTAATAGACATAGGCCAGTACTTTCCTTGGCACGCTGTTATTTTACTATTAAGAAACAAGGATTTTGTTTAATaaagagacaaatttgtttattctcTGTGTTTAAGCTGGCTGGCAGAATCTCTGTTTTTGTTTTCTATGACATTTGGATTCACAGGATCAAATTTATTTCAGAAAACTTCTGTACATGACAAAATGGGGATGACATGAGAGCACATTTCCAATATCACTGAAGGGAGATGCTCAAAGCTGAAAGCAGCACACTTCCAGTGTTGAAACTTGAAACCAATTTCCTCGCTTGAGCCAAAGGGACTACTTTGTGTTTCAGTTTAGAGCTGGAAGAAAGTATTATCGGTGATGATAACTAAagaatttaaccaaaaaaaaattggCCAACTTTTGTGGTATTCATTCAATTGGAAAATAAAGTCCGACATGACACgaattttctattttctttctccttaggTTTGGTAAAACAAATTGGTGGACAATATTCACATAAGCAAAAAAGTTACTTGGAGGAGTCAAAATCACTCTTTTACTGCGAGTCAATTGCCTCCTTACACTAGGTTTGGTTCTCATTTAACCACGAACTGAAAAGTAAAAAGATGAACTGTGGATggtttgattctcatttgaacgAACCACGAACTGAAAATTTTGGTAAAAAACATTATCTGTTGACAGTGGGATTTGAACCCACGCCCTTTCGGACCAGCGCCTTAAGCTGGCGCCTTAGACCAACTCGGCCATATCAACATTGTTGTTACACATCAGTATTTTAAACTAATTCCTCAAAGGAAACCTTGCTTTGGCGCATTGGCGCCACTTCAACAAATGAGAATAATTCTAGATATGTTAACCGATTCAACAATTTATCTCGTTTTCATTCCGGAGACTGGAGTCTGGACCAATATTCAATGAGGATTCAGGAACCCAAGAACACGtacaaaaaccaaacaaaaaaaattctgcTTGTTTTTATTCATCTTGACTTGGACAAGACCTATTGATAATTTTATATGATCTGAATCATCTGATATTTTTAAACTCTATATAAATCCATAATGAAAATGATCTGATCAACTGataattttggtagaaccgacgGGTCAAATCAGTTACCAACTCGGCCGGTTATGCACCAACAAATATGGAAGGTTGCCTCGAACAGTATTGAAATTTCAAAGTCGACTAAGTGCGGTTTGGTGTTTGGTTTTGCCCAAAACCGGACCATCCCGGCGGTTGTTCACCCCTAGAATTTCGGAATGAATTTCATGAGGAGATACAACATCCATGAACTCTGCATCAGATTCAAGCGCACTCATTGACTCATGCGGAAGGCAAATCTCAAGCATCACACTCCTTATCCCTGTTAGACCACGGTATGCTGTCACCTTCCCG
This is a stretch of genomic DNA from Papaver somniferum cultivar HN1 chromosome 1, ASM357369v1, whole genome shotgun sequence. It encodes these proteins:
- the LOC113283492 gene encoding uncharacterized protein LOC113283492 gives rise to the protein MVLDADEYVRQWREDSRGIDLDAIMQSYCDGYADYEGENFYSDDEDEMSTMPVESVMKDAKILADEKKNLDMSGASLDTQSNICQNTGDEEKVKMDIEGGASEDNKATEGKKKEKRKLQEDGVESEQKDGIEIAIQVEKKKDSISKTDD
- the LOC113283487 gene encoding protein ENHANCED PSEUDOMONAS SUSCEPTIBILTY 1-like, yielding MNTLPTKKAVRQISKCTIKPHQVLEESKQPHYLTPWDLPLLNLHYIQDGLLFRKPAPSIEDPNPTVTFIDQLKHSLSMTLTHFYPLSGRMVTKQQDNPPFYGIYVDCSDDSVGAEFIHAAADISMMDILTPTDVPRIVQSFFALEGANCHDGHTKPLLVVQVTELLDGIFVGCSFNHVIGDGTSFWKFFNAFADITRKLRKASKEAGDQHIECNISRLPITKRWFMQDPTLINLPFSHHKEFIERYKRPLLIERMFHFTEESLAKLKAQANEECDTKHTQISFFQALSALVWRSITRARHFTSDKKTGCRLAIDNRLRLNPPLSENYFGNCVQSVCGTTTAGELLEHGIGCAALLLHKAVKEHTNEKIQGSRDEWMRKPYILKMGPLLDDASVLMGNSPRFDIYGCDFGLGVAVAARCGFANKFDGKVTSYRGLTGIGSVMLEVCLPPESMSALESDAEFMDAVSPHEIHSVHLAYV